One part of the Amphiura filiformis chromosome 5, Afil_fr2py, whole genome shotgun sequence genome encodes these proteins:
- the LOC140152169 gene encoding retinol dehydrogenase 14-like, translating into MGRNQSRLDQTLREIKEQTNNTNLSTFLADFSSLAEVRKLSDAIHQKFTHLDVLINNAGVFMDTRQESVDGHEMTFAINVLAPFLLTSLLLDLLKKGSASRIVNVSSISQASRIDFDNLQLKKSYGNGHKAYELSKLSNIMFTYEMAAMLKNSGKDSGITVNCLDPGTVNTKMLLQGWGPCGIDISDANNEFHLVTDAKFNNVTGKYFVDCRERRSSSISYDKEARKRLWDILITMTDAKFEA; encoded by the coding sequence ATGGGCCGAAATCAATCACGACTTGACCAAACATTAAGAGAAATCAAAGAGCAAACAAATAACACCAACCTGAGCACCTTCTTGGCTGACTTCTCATCTTTAGCAGAGGTTCGTAAACTATCTGATGCTATTCACCAGAAGTTTACCCACTTGGATGTGTTGATTAATAATGCAGGTGTATTCATGGACACTCGTCAAGAATCAGTCGATGGACATGAGATGACCTTTGCCATCAATGTCTTGGCTCCTTTTCTCCTGACTTCTCTTCTGTTGGATCTCCTCAAAAAAGGCAGCGCTAGTAGGATCGTGAACGTCAGCTCAATCTCGCAAGCCAGCAGAATTGATTTTGACAATTTGCAACTAAAGAAGTCCTACGGTAATGGACACAAAGCTTATGAGCTTTCTAAACTTAGCAATATCATGTTCACATATGAAATGGCCGCGATGCTTAAAAATTCAGGTAAAGATTCAGGTATTACAGTGAACTGTTTAGATCCAGGTACAGTGAATACAAAGATGTTGCTTCAGGGATGGGGTCCATGTGGCATTGATATCTCCGATGCTAACAACGAATTTCATCTGGTCACAGATGCAAAGTTTAATAATGTCACTGGCAAATACTTTGTAGACTGTAGGGAGCGCAGATCTAGCTCCATATCATATGATAAAGAAGCACGCAAGAGGTTGTGGGATATCTTGATTACAATGACAGATGCCAAGTTTGAAGCCTGA
- the LOC140153064 gene encoding LOW QUALITY PROTEIN: retinol dehydrogenase 14-like (The sequence of the model RefSeq protein was modified relative to this genomic sequence to represent the inferred CDS: inserted 1 base in 1 codon) — MAAMLHGRIFLITGATDGIGKHTATKLAQTGATVLLHGRNQSRLDQTLREIKEQTNNTNLSTFLADFSSLAEVRKLSDAIHQKFTHLDVLINNASVFMDTRQESVDGHEMTFAVNVLSPFLLTSLLLDLLKKGSASRIVNVSSIAEARCKIDFDNLQLKKXYGNGHKAYELSKLSEIMFTYEMAMMLKDSGITVNCLDPGTVNTKMLLQVFGPCGIDISDANNEFHLVTDAKFNNVTGKYFVDCRERRSSSISYDKEARKRLWDILITMTGAKFEA, encoded by the exons ATGGCGGCAATGTTGCATGGGAGGATATTCCTTATCACTGGTGCAACAGACGGAATAGGCAAACACACTGCTACCAAATTAGCCCAAACTGGTGCTACAGTTCTTCTTCATGGACGAAATCAATCACGACTTGACCAAACATTAAGAGAAATCAAAGAGCAAACAAATAACACCAACCTGAGCACCTTCTTGGCTGACTTCTCATCTTTAGCAGAGGTTCGTAAACTATCTGATGCTATTCACCAGAAGTTTACCCACTTGGATGTGTTGATTAATAATGCAAGTGTATTCATGGACACTCGTCAAGAATCAGTCGATGGACACGAGATGACCTTTGCCGTCAATGTCTTGTCTCCTTTTCTCCTGACTTCTCTTCTGTTGGATCTCCTCAAAAAGGGCAGCGCTAGTAGGATCGTGAACGTCAGCTCAATCGCGGAAGCTCGctgcaaaattgattttgacaATTTGCAACTGAAGA TCTACGGTAATGGACACAAAGCTTATGAGCTTTCTAAACTTAGCGAGATCATGTTCACATATGAAATGGCCATGATGCTTAAAGATTCAGGTATTACAGTGAACTGTTTAGATCCAGGTACAGTGAATACAAAGATGTTGCTTCAGGTATTCGGACCATGTGGCATTGATATCTCTGATGCTAACAATGAATTTCATCTGGTCACAGATGCAAAGTTTAATAATGTCACTGGCAAATACTTTGTAGACTGTAGGGAGCGCAGATCTAGCTCAATATCATATGATAAAGAAGCACGCAAGAGGTTGTGGGATATCTTGATTACTATGACAGGTGCCAAGTTTGAAGCCTGA
- the LOC140153065 gene encoding LOW QUALITY PROTEIN: calcineurin B homologous protein 1-like (The sequence of the model RefSeq protein was modified relative to this genomic sequence to represent the inferred CDS: inserted 1 base in 1 codon), translating to MGSRTSTLLRNEEIEEIQAESGFSPKQIVRLYSRFTSLDTGDNGTLSREDLLRIPELAINPLGDRIIHAFFMDSSDNTINFKQFMKTLALFRPIKLTTADAEGSLINSRENKLRFAFRMYDLDNDGRISKDELLVVLQMMVGSNITEEQLGSIADRTIAEADXDNDGQIGFKIFLQALMKTDAEQMMSIRFLN from the exons ATGGGATCAAGAACATCAACGCTTCTTCGGAACGAAGAAATTGAGGAAATTCAGGCAGAATCTGGAT TTTCACCAAAACAAATAGTGAGATTGTACAGCCGTTTTACCAGTTTAGATACAGGAGACAATGGTACACTAAG TCGTGAAGACCTGCTAAGAATACCTGAATTGGCCATCAATCCCTTGGGAGATCGTATCATCCATGCCTTCTTTATGGATAGCTCAGATAACACTATTAATTTCAAGCAATTTATGAAGACATTAGCACTATTCAGACCAATCAAACTTACTACAGCAGATGCGGAAGGCAGCTTGATCAACAGTAGAGAAAACAAACTCAGAT TTGCCTTCCGTATGTATGACTTGGACAATGATGGCAGAATATCCAAAGATGAACTATTAGTAGTACTGCAGATGATGGTAGGGTCAAATATCACAGAGGAACAACTTGGCTCTATCGCTGACAGAACCATTGCTGAAGCTG TCGACAATGATGGACAGATTGGATTCAAGATTT TCTTGCAGGCCCTGATGAAAACAGATGCAGAACAGATGATGAGCATAAGGTTCTTGAACTAA